One Cicer arietinum cultivar CDC Frontier isolate Library 1 chromosome 8, Cicar.CDCFrontier_v2.0, whole genome shotgun sequence DNA segment encodes these proteins:
- the LOC101514455 gene encoding trihelix transcription factor DF1-like, which yields MLGGLSSSGDAAISAAGAQHDGGDTAGGGGYGGGGSNSGDDERGGGNRSEEGVDRSFGGNRWPRNETLALLKIRSEMDVAFRDASVKGPLWEEVSRRMAEFGYQRNSKKCKEKFENVYKYHKRTKEGRGGKSDGKTYRFFDQLQALENNPSIQIQPSPTPSKLPPPQLNNSTSSLPSQSLPISTTSTTTMPLLFPPPLLNTTPPSTIPSTITTTLPISSPQIQGIVNTPSINLTNPTYFPTTTTTNPDLPQTITPPSLFPNISTDLFSNSSSSSTSSEETTTTAEGGNRRKRKRKWKDFFERLKKEVVEKQEELHKRFLEAIEKRDNERVKREITWRLQEMQRIKREREVLAQERSIAAAKDSAVMAFLQKFAEQQNQEQQHQQQNLVPPLNNNTNIPQQEPQATTPMSMSMPTPQQIQVQIPTSSMKQTTPVIPQAPPLTTTLTLTYQQQQPEPANNMEMIIKNDNNGESNLMQPSSSRWPKTEVEALIKMRTSLDTKYQENGPKGPLWEEISGLMKKLGYNRNAKRCKEKWENINKYFKKVKESNKKRPEDSKTCPYFHQLDALYREKNKGDSPGVVSRPEGSMMIPLMVRPEQQWPPQQQHPPLVTGTDVVMEDAENDRPHRNEEEYYDDDDEDDEGSDNYVVVANKPPPAQ from the exons ATGCTAGGGGGATTAAGCAGCTCAGGAGATGCAGCAATATCAGCTGCCGGAGCTCAACATGACGGTGGTGATACGGCGGGAGGTGGTGGTTATGGTGGTGGAGGATCAAATTCAGGAGATGATGAAAGAGGGGGTGGAAATAGAAGTGAAGAGGGTGTAGATAGAAGTTTTGGTGGAAATAGATGGCCAAGAAATGAAACTCTTGCTTTGTTGAAGATAAGGTCAGAAATGGATGTTGCTTTTAGAGATGCAAGTGTTAAAGGTCCCTTATGGGAAGAAGTTTCAAG GAGAATGGCAGAATTTGGGTATCAAAGAAACTCAAAAAAATGcaaagaaaaatttgaaaatgtttACAAGTATCACAAAAGAACCAAAGAAGGAAGAGGTGGAAAATCAGATGGTAAAACTTATAGATTTTTTGATCAATTACAAGCCCTTGAAAATAACCCTTCAATTCAAATTCAACCATCACCAACACCTTCAAAATTACCACCGCCACAATTGAATAACAGTACTTCATCACTACCCTCACAATCATTACCAATTTCAAccacatcaacaacaacaatgccATTGCTATTCCCACCCCCCTTGTTAAACACTACACCCCCTTCTACTATTCCATCAACAATTACAACTACACTTCCAATTTCTTCACCTCAAATTCAAGGCATTGTCAACACTCCATCAATTAACCTCACAAACCCTACATAttttccaacaacaacaacaacgaaTCCTGATCTTCCCCAAACCATCACACCACCTTCTTTGTTCCCGAACATCTCCACCGATTTGTTCTCGAACTCAAGTTCTTCTTCAACATCTTCAGAGGAAACAACGACAACGGCCGAAGGGGGAAATCGGCGAAAGCGAAAGAGAAAATGGAAGGATTTCTTTGAGAGACTAAAGAAAGAGGTTGTTGAGAAACAAGAGGAACTTCATAAGAGATTCTTAGAAGCTATTGAAAAAAGAGATAACGAGAGAGTTAAAAGAGAAATAACTTGGAGATTGCAAGAGATGCAAAGGAtcaaaagagaaagagaagtTCTTGCACAAGAAAGATCCATTGCTGCTGCTAAAGATTCAGCTGTCATGGCCTTTTTGCAAAAGTTTGCTGAACAACAAAATCAAGAACAACAGCATCAACAACAAAATCTTGTTCCTCCATTGAACAACAATACCAACATTCCACAACAAGAGCCACAAGCAACTACACCAATGTCAATGTCAATGCCAACACCCCAACAAATTCAAGTTCAAATTCCAACTTCATCAATGAAACAAACAACACCTGTTATTCCTCAAGCTCCGCCATTGACAACGACACTGACACTGACATATCAACAGCAGCAGCCGGAGCCGGCAAACAATATggaaatgataattaaaaatgaCAACAATGGTGAGAGTAATTTAATGCAACCAAGTTCATCAAGGTGGCCAAAAACTGAGGTTGAAGCATTGATAAAGATGAGAACAAGTCTTGATACAAAGTATCAAGAAAATGGACCTAAAGGGCCATTATGGGAAGAGATTTCAGGGCTGATGAAGAAATTGGGGTACAATAGGAATGCAAAGAGGTGTAAAGAGAAGTGGGAGAACATCAACAAGTATTTCAAGAAAGTGAAGGAGAGCAACAAGAAAAGGCCTGAAGATTCAAAGACTTGTCCTTATTTTCATCAACTTGATGCTCTATATAGAGAGAAGAACAAGGGAGATAGTCCGGGTGTGGTTTCGAGGCCCGAGGGATCGATGATGATACCGTTGATGGTGCGGCCCGAACAACAATGGCctccacaacaacaacatccGCCTCTAGTAACTGGGACGGATGTCGTCATGGAGGATGCTGAGAATGACCGGCCGCACCGGAATGAAGAAGAGTATTATGATGACGACGACGAGGATGATGAAGGGAGTGATAATTATGTAGTGGTGGCCAACAAACCACCACCAGCTCAATAA